The Arachis duranensis cultivar V14167 chromosome 2, aradu.V14167.gnm2.J7QH, whole genome shotgun sequence genome has a window encoding:
- the LOC107473752 gene encoding shugoshin-1-like → MAKKSYIGIGTLMRKKLSDITNNSDSQHNLLPLPLPAIDADIPSIQQLLTERTQLIQLIAEKEELIESNGAELRRIQADIKKLQLQNRNLAQSNSLMLAELNLGRDKRKMLQHEISC, encoded by the exons ATGGCGAAGAAATCTTACATTGGAATCGGTACTTTGATGCGTAAGAAGCTTTCTGATATCACTAACAACTCTGACTCTCAACACAACCTACTTCCTCTTCCACTTCCCGCCATCGACGCCGATATCCCTTCCATTCAACAACTCCTCACT GAAAGAACGCAGTTAATACAACTCATTGCAGAGAAAGA AGAATTGATAGAATCTAACGGAGCTGAGTTGAGAAGAATACAAGCCGATATCAAGAAACTCCAACTCCAAAATCGGAACCTTGCTCAGTCTAACAGCTTAATGTTAGCG GAGCTTAATTTGGGAAGGGATAAG AGAAAAATGTTGCAACATGAGATTTCATGCTAA
- the LOC107473747 gene encoding uncharacterized protein LOC107473747, whose product MDVNDPLNFELEDEFLKSPPIVSNKRRKKVIGLDDILTDLLREQRKLKEEQNEQKKSKTKKAKKDLKDFGEEEDIPLWGVKVFADKKAFPPLEFPELGTCNLLQSFLNSELNSVVELAVEKGDNFLEGLLINGWLPKLAFLCGHIEKPVAIWSFNTSEWSKRPVFSVVEAEELIEIIICLFLDRQFQGLLVLLNDFVEAIVNYFTDQEWHSSCENIAKFIASRVSKNLNCIQFVECIPVASSRCKQLKSAMVYQNLLSYFDGAHNEEDILRLLRAINFKDKSCDFFKMYIHLVLTENWVLSNSLIEDNPVIYEMFCLFLRQCSSLISASDLRSYASMVRHRAAYLMHFSIYK is encoded by the exons ATGGACGTCAACGACCCTTTGAATTTCGAGTTAGAGGATGAATTTCTCAAATCCCCACCCATAGTTAGCAATAAAAG GAGGAAGAAGGTTATTGGGTTGGATGATATTCTTACTGATCTTTTAAGAGAACAGAGAAAGCTCAAAGAAGAACAGAATGAGCAGAAAAAGTCAAAGACAAAAAAGGCTAAGAAGGAT TTGAAAGAttttggtgaagaagaagatattcCTCTCTGGGGAGTGAAAGTGTTTGCAGATAAG AAAGCCTTTCCACCGCTGGAATTTCCTGAGCTTGGAACCTGCAACCTTCTGCAGTCATTTTTGAACAGTGAGCTGAATTCTGTGGTGGAATTGGCAGTCGAAAAAG GTGATAACTTTCTTGAAGGATTGCTCATCAATGGTTGGCTTCCAAAATTAGCATTCCTCTGTGGTCATATAGAAAAACCAGTAGCCATTTGGTCCTTCAACACAAGTGAGTG GAGTAAAAGACCAGTATTTTCTGTTGTAGAAGCtgaagaactcattgaaattaTTATATGTCTATTTCTAGATCGCCAGTTTCAAGGTTTATTAGTGCTTTTGAATGATTTCGTAGAAGCGATTGTCAATTACTTCACAGACCAGGAATGGCATTCAAGTTGTGAGAACATAGCAAAATTCATTGCTTCCAG AGTCTCAAAGAATTTGAATTGCATCCAATTTGTTGAGTGCATACCGGTAGCTAGCTCCCGTTGTAAGCAACTTAAGAGTGCCATGGTGTATCAGAACCTACTTTCCTATTTTGATGGA GCCCACAATGAAGAAGACATCCTGAGATTGCTTAGGGCAATTAACTTCAAAGACAAAAGTTGCGATTTCTTCAAGATGTACATTCACCTAGTTTTGACAGAGAACTGGGTTTTATCCAACTCATTAATCGAAGACAATCCAGTAATCTATGAAATGTTCTGTCTTTTTCTAAGACAATGCTCTAGCTTGATTTCAGCATCGGACCTACGATCATATGCGTCAATG GTTCGTCATAGGGCCGCATATCTTATGCACTTCTCCATCTACAAGTAA